A stretch of the Corylus avellana chromosome ca6, CavTom2PMs-1.0 genome encodes the following:
- the LOC132185082 gene encoding triacylglycerol lipase OBL1-like — MAPYESQFCDNYMLLKPENASLYDLVHFLLSSTSETSRFIQRTKEGKEDFRRRWVIFISLFVQKLLLYWGKPMLQIGKMLEQWLNLFSNILEGNFVWPNRPSATFTSVVGNLDKRVELDKSIRPNNPKYNASLAMMASKLAYENEAFAQTTIRDLWSMKYLGFYNFWNDFLGQYSTQAMMLQDTRAQPNLIVVAFSGTHPFDPVAWQTSVDLSWFELKGAGNVHGGFMKALGLQKDKGWPKEIQQGRNQPQFAYYVIRQRLKDILQENESAKFIVTGHSFGGALAILFVTILAIHEEAMLLDRLEGVYTFGQPRVGDRQLGDYMKEKLNKYDVRYLRCVYSNDMLPRIPYDDQTLLYDHWGPCLYYNSCCYKGEVRSEEPYKNYFSLQWFILKRVNAAWELVRSLMIPYTEGPDYKESWLMKMVRVVGLVFPGLAAHCLQDYVNATRLGSLPVDLQTPLDMELPYRLSTYQCNKLMQKKKS, encoded by the exons ATGGCACCTTATGAGAGTCAATTCTGCGACAATTATATGTTGCTTAAGCCAGAAAATGCAAGTTTATATGATCTTGTTCACTTTCTGCTTTCCTCTACATCAGAAACCAGTAGATTCATCCAGCGCACGAAGGAGGGAAAGGAAGATTTTAGGCGCCGATGGGTCATATTCATCTCCCTCTTTGTGCAGAAACTCCTCCTTTATTGGGGAAAGCCCATGCTTCAGATAGGGAAAATGTTGGAGCAGTGGCTGaatcttttttcaaatattttagaaG GAAATTTTGTGTGGCCGAATAGGCCATCAGCCACGTTCACATCTGTGGTGGGAAATCTTGATAAAAGAGTGGAATTAGACAAAAGCATTCGACCTAATAACCCAAAATATAACGCATCCCTCGCTATGATGGCCTCCAAATTGGCAtatgaaaatgaagcattcGCTCAAACCACCATCCGAGATCTATGGAGT ATGAAATACTTGGGGTTCTACAATTTCTGGAACG ATTTCCTAGGACAATATTCAACTCAAGCCATGATGTTGCAAGACACAAGAGCTCAACCTAACTTGATCGTGGTTGCATTTAGTGGCACCCACCCATTCGATCCAGTTGCATGGCAGACAAGTGTTGATCTCTCGTGGTTTGAGCTCAAGGGGGCAGGAAATGTCCATGGTGGCTTTATGAAAGCTCTGGGCTTGCAGAAGGACAAAGGCTGGCCCAAAGAAATACAACAAGGACGCAATCAACCACAATTTGCTTACTACGTAATCAGACAAAGGCTGAAAGATATATTGCAGGAGAATGAGAGTGCAAAGTTTATAGTCACAGGACACAGCTTCGGTGGAGCATTAGCAATTCTGTTTGTGACGATTCTAGCAATACACGAGGAGGCAATGTTGTTGGATAGGTTGGAGGGGGTGTACACTTTTGGGCAGCCAAGGGTGGGAGACAGACAACTCGGGGATTATATGAAGGAGAAGTTGAACAAATATGATGTCAGGTATTTGAGGTGTGTTTACAGCAATGACATGCTGCCTAGGATTCCTTATGATGATCAAACTCTCTTGTATGACCACTGGGGGCCCTGCCTCTACTACAATAGCTGCTGCTATAAAGGGGAG GTTCGATCGGAGGAGCCGTATAAGAACTACTTCTCATTACAATGGTTCATACTGAAGCGTGTAAACGCAGCTTGGGAGCTGGTTCGAAGTTTGATGATCCCATATACAGAGGGTCCAGACTATAAGGAAAGTTGGTTAATGAAAATGGTTAGGGTGGTTGGGTTGGTATTTCCTGGATTAGCAGCACATTGTCTTCAAGATTATGTTAATGCTACCCGATTGGGATCTCTACCTGTTGATCTTCAAACCCCGCTAGATATGGAACTACCATACAGATTATCCACTTATCAATGTAACAAATtgatgcaaaagaaaaagagttaa
- the LOC132184222 gene encoding uncharacterized protein LOC132184222 isoform X3 has protein sequence MPEMGGFQDQTTSTSSRGPGVGPRDASPDSVIFTLESNFGSLFSSASASVDRCSFASDAHDHDSIASEISLNLAGPEQHGDHRESSSGPDPDSDPNKPTVYCNNSNSKHSRFSRKGDKPKVQKEDSDAEFEDETPALDSARSSFSLALKECQDRRSRSEALSNNPERRRPASLDLNNATASSSSSPRLATMKKSSAVSSRRSGTFPSPGTPNYRQAGIGGQKGWSSERVPSHASANRRQAVNSALLPFNNGRSTLPSKWEDAERWIFSPVSGDGGARPSVQQPQRRPKSKSGPLGQPGIAYYSLYSPAMPMFDVGNVGNFVAHSPFSAGVIAADGLAMRCSGNGGGFAGRTEPCMARSVSVHGYSERPSQSSLPGSQDEKLDGIKDARNDISRDVSRRDMATQMSPENSAHSSPQRRLSFSASTPSALPIVELQNVPSSKLEVRDVQVDERVNVTRWSKKHRARFPAKGSENVDNWKKKDRDAQSSDWDVKSVSKLKREEAKISAWENLQKAKAEAAIRKLEDDFSVGAKISQHMNSRRLGDYGKGVG, from the exons ATGCCAGAGATGGGGGGGTTTCAGGACCAGACGACATCCACGTCGTCGAGAGGTCCAGGCGTGGGACCTCGCGATGCGAGCCCTGACTCCGTCATATTCACCCTCGAATCCAACTTCGGCAGCCTCTTCTCCTCTGCTTCCGCTAGCGTCGACCGTTGCTCTTTTGCATCCGATGCTCACGATCACGACTCCATCGCCTCTGAAATCTCTCTA AATTTGGCAGGACCTGAGCAGCATGGTGATCATCGAGAGAGCTCGAGTGGTCCAGATCCGGATTCAGATCCAAACAAACCCACAGTTTACTGCAATAACTCTAACAGCAAGCACAGTCGTTTCTCCAGAAAAGGAGACAAACCAAAAG TTCAAAAGGAAGACAGCGACGCAGAGTTTGAAGACGAAACTCCGGCCTTAGACTCTGCCAGGAGCTCCTTCTCTCTAGCTCTCAAAG AATGCCAGGACCGGAGATCCAGATCTGAAGCTCTGTCCAATAATCCAGAGAGGCGAAGACCCGCGTCGTTGGATCTGAACAATGCTACCGCCTCCTCGTCCTCCTCGCCGCGCTTGGCAACCATGAAGAAAAGTTCGGCGGTTTCGTCTCGCAGGTCCGGGACGTTTCCGAGTCCCGGGACACCGAATTATCGGCAAGCGGGAATCGGAGGGCAGAAGGGTTGGAGCTCGGAGCGAGTACCGTCGCATGCGAGCGCCAACCGGAGGCAGGCGGTGAACTCGGCCTTGCTGCCTTTCAACAACGGAAGGTCGACGTTGCCGTCGAAATGGGAAGACGCGGAGAGGTGGATTTTCAGTCCGGTTTCGGGAGACGGTGGTGCGAGGCCTTCGGTCCAGCAACCGCAGAGGCGACCCAAGTCCAAGAGTGGGCCGCTGGGGCAGCCTGGGATTGCATATTACTCGCTGTATTCGCCGGCGATGCCGATGTTTGATGTGGGGAATGTGGGGAATTTCGTCGCTCATTCTCCGTTTTCGGCTGGTGTTATAGCGGCAGATGGGTTGGCGATGCGTTGTAGTGGCAATGGTGGAGGCTTTGCTGGGCGGACGGAGCCTTGCATGGCCCGTTCGGTTAGTGTGCATGGGTACTCTGAGAGGCCGAGCCAGTCATCATTGCCTGGATCCCAAG ATGAAAAGCTTGATGGGATCAAGGATGCACGCAACGACATATCTCGAGATGTTTCAAGAAGGGACATGGCAACCCAAATGAGCCCAGAAAATAGCGCTCACTCGTCTCCCCAAAGGAGGCTTTCTTTCTCTGCCTCCACTCCCTCCGCCCTGCCTATTGTGGAGTTGCAGAATGTCCCATCCTCTAAATTGGAAGTTAGGGATGTGCAGGTAGATGAACGTGTCAATGTCACTAGGTGGTCCAAAAAACATAGAGCTCGATTCCCTGCGAAGGGCTCAGAGAATGTTGATAACTGGAAAAAGAAAGACAGAGATGCTCAATCTTCAGATTGGGATGTAAAGAGCGTTTCCAA GTTGAAAAGAGAGGAAGCCAAAATCAGTGCATGGGAGAACCTGCAGAAGGCAAAAGCTGAGGCAGCAATACGCAAACTAGag GATGATTTTAGTGTCGGTGCCAAGATATCACAACATATGAATTCCAG GAGATTGGGGGATTATGGGAAAGGGGTGGGCTAG
- the LOC132184222 gene encoding uncharacterized protein LOC132184222 isoform X1 — protein sequence MPEMGGFQDQTTSTSSRGPGVGPRDASPDSVIFTLESNFGSLFSSASASVDRCSFASDAHDHDSIASEISLNLAGPEQHGDHRESSSGPDPDSDPNKPTVYCNNSNSKHSRFSRKGDKPKVQKEDSDAEFEDETPALDSARSSFSLALKECQDRRSRSEALSNNPERRRPASLDLNNATASSSSSPRLATMKKSSAVSSRRSGTFPSPGTPNYRQAGIGGQKGWSSERVPSHASANRRQAVNSALLPFNNGRSTLPSKWEDAERWIFSPVSGDGGARPSVQQPQRRPKSKSGPLGQPGIAYYSLYSPAMPMFDVGNVGNFVAHSPFSAGVIAADGLAMRCSGNGGGFAGRTEPCMARSVSVHGYSERPSQSSLPGSQDEKLDGIKDARNDISRDVSRRDMATQMSPENSAHSSPQRRLSFSASTPSALPIVELQNVPSSKLEVRDVQVDERVNVTRWSKKHRARFPAKGSENVDNWKKKDRDAQSSDWDVKSVSKLKREEAKISAWENLQKAKAEAAIRKLEMKLEKKRSSSMDKIMNKLRLAQKRAQDMRSSVLANPAHQVTGTSHKALSFRRRQISSLSGCFTCHAF from the exons ATGCCAGAGATGGGGGGGTTTCAGGACCAGACGACATCCACGTCGTCGAGAGGTCCAGGCGTGGGACCTCGCGATGCGAGCCCTGACTCCGTCATATTCACCCTCGAATCCAACTTCGGCAGCCTCTTCTCCTCTGCTTCCGCTAGCGTCGACCGTTGCTCTTTTGCATCCGATGCTCACGATCACGACTCCATCGCCTCTGAAATCTCTCTA AATTTGGCAGGACCTGAGCAGCATGGTGATCATCGAGAGAGCTCGAGTGGTCCAGATCCGGATTCAGATCCAAACAAACCCACAGTTTACTGCAATAACTCTAACAGCAAGCACAGTCGTTTCTCCAGAAAAGGAGACAAACCAAAAG TTCAAAAGGAAGACAGCGACGCAGAGTTTGAAGACGAAACTCCGGCCTTAGACTCTGCCAGGAGCTCCTTCTCTCTAGCTCTCAAAG AATGCCAGGACCGGAGATCCAGATCTGAAGCTCTGTCCAATAATCCAGAGAGGCGAAGACCCGCGTCGTTGGATCTGAACAATGCTACCGCCTCCTCGTCCTCCTCGCCGCGCTTGGCAACCATGAAGAAAAGTTCGGCGGTTTCGTCTCGCAGGTCCGGGACGTTTCCGAGTCCCGGGACACCGAATTATCGGCAAGCGGGAATCGGAGGGCAGAAGGGTTGGAGCTCGGAGCGAGTACCGTCGCATGCGAGCGCCAACCGGAGGCAGGCGGTGAACTCGGCCTTGCTGCCTTTCAACAACGGAAGGTCGACGTTGCCGTCGAAATGGGAAGACGCGGAGAGGTGGATTTTCAGTCCGGTTTCGGGAGACGGTGGTGCGAGGCCTTCGGTCCAGCAACCGCAGAGGCGACCCAAGTCCAAGAGTGGGCCGCTGGGGCAGCCTGGGATTGCATATTACTCGCTGTATTCGCCGGCGATGCCGATGTTTGATGTGGGGAATGTGGGGAATTTCGTCGCTCATTCTCCGTTTTCGGCTGGTGTTATAGCGGCAGATGGGTTGGCGATGCGTTGTAGTGGCAATGGTGGAGGCTTTGCTGGGCGGACGGAGCCTTGCATGGCCCGTTCGGTTAGTGTGCATGGGTACTCTGAGAGGCCGAGCCAGTCATCATTGCCTGGATCCCAAG ATGAAAAGCTTGATGGGATCAAGGATGCACGCAACGACATATCTCGAGATGTTTCAAGAAGGGACATGGCAACCCAAATGAGCCCAGAAAATAGCGCTCACTCGTCTCCCCAAAGGAGGCTTTCTTTCTCTGCCTCCACTCCCTCCGCCCTGCCTATTGTGGAGTTGCAGAATGTCCCATCCTCTAAATTGGAAGTTAGGGATGTGCAGGTAGATGAACGTGTCAATGTCACTAGGTGGTCCAAAAAACATAGAGCTCGATTCCCTGCGAAGGGCTCAGAGAATGTTGATAACTGGAAAAAGAAAGACAGAGATGCTCAATCTTCAGATTGGGATGTAAAGAGCGTTTCCAA GTTGAAAAGAGAGGAAGCCAAAATCAGTGCATGGGAGAACCTGCAGAAGGCAAAAGCTGAGGCAGCAATACGCAAACTAGag ATGAAGCTGGAAAAGAAGAGATCATCATCCATGGATAAGATAATGAACAAGCTGAGATTGGCTCAGAAGAGAGCTCAAGACATGAGGAGCTCAGTGTTGGCCAATCCAGCCCATCAAGTTACCGGGACTTCCCATAAGGCTCTATCATTCCGCAGACGTCAGATAAGCTCTTTGAGCGGTTGTTTCACATGCCATGCTTTTTAA
- the LOC132184222 gene encoding uncharacterized protein LOC132184222 isoform X2 yields the protein MPEMGGFQDQTTSTSSRGPGVGPRDASPDSVIFTLESNFGSLFSSASASVDRCSFASDAHDHDSIASEISLNLAGPEQHGDHRESSSGPDPDSDPNKPTVYCNNSNSKHSRFSRKGDKPKVQKEDSDAEFEDETPALDSARSSFSLALKECQDRRSRSEALSNNPERRRPASLDLNNATASSSSSPRLATMKKSSAVSSRRSGTFPSPGTPNYRQAGIGGQKGWSSERVPSHASANRRQAVNSALLPFNNGRSTLPSKWEDAERWIFSPVSGDGGARPSVQQPQRRPKSKSGPLGQPGIAYYSLYSPAMPMFDVGNVGNFVAHSPFSAGVIAADGLAMRCSGNGGGFAGRTEPCMARSVSVHGYSERPSQSSLPGSQDEKLDGIKDARNDISRDVSRRDMATQMSPENSAHSSPQRRLSFSASTPSALPIVELQNVPSSKLEVRDVQVDERVNVTRWSKKHRARFPAKGSENVDNWKKKDRDAQSSDWDVKSVSKLKREEAKISAWENLQKAKAEAAIRKLEDDFSVGAKISQHMNSRGIGIWYYVPHLDIYFR from the exons ATGCCAGAGATGGGGGGGTTTCAGGACCAGACGACATCCACGTCGTCGAGAGGTCCAGGCGTGGGACCTCGCGATGCGAGCCCTGACTCCGTCATATTCACCCTCGAATCCAACTTCGGCAGCCTCTTCTCCTCTGCTTCCGCTAGCGTCGACCGTTGCTCTTTTGCATCCGATGCTCACGATCACGACTCCATCGCCTCTGAAATCTCTCTA AATTTGGCAGGACCTGAGCAGCATGGTGATCATCGAGAGAGCTCGAGTGGTCCAGATCCGGATTCAGATCCAAACAAACCCACAGTTTACTGCAATAACTCTAACAGCAAGCACAGTCGTTTCTCCAGAAAAGGAGACAAACCAAAAG TTCAAAAGGAAGACAGCGACGCAGAGTTTGAAGACGAAACTCCGGCCTTAGACTCTGCCAGGAGCTCCTTCTCTCTAGCTCTCAAAG AATGCCAGGACCGGAGATCCAGATCTGAAGCTCTGTCCAATAATCCAGAGAGGCGAAGACCCGCGTCGTTGGATCTGAACAATGCTACCGCCTCCTCGTCCTCCTCGCCGCGCTTGGCAACCATGAAGAAAAGTTCGGCGGTTTCGTCTCGCAGGTCCGGGACGTTTCCGAGTCCCGGGACACCGAATTATCGGCAAGCGGGAATCGGAGGGCAGAAGGGTTGGAGCTCGGAGCGAGTACCGTCGCATGCGAGCGCCAACCGGAGGCAGGCGGTGAACTCGGCCTTGCTGCCTTTCAACAACGGAAGGTCGACGTTGCCGTCGAAATGGGAAGACGCGGAGAGGTGGATTTTCAGTCCGGTTTCGGGAGACGGTGGTGCGAGGCCTTCGGTCCAGCAACCGCAGAGGCGACCCAAGTCCAAGAGTGGGCCGCTGGGGCAGCCTGGGATTGCATATTACTCGCTGTATTCGCCGGCGATGCCGATGTTTGATGTGGGGAATGTGGGGAATTTCGTCGCTCATTCTCCGTTTTCGGCTGGTGTTATAGCGGCAGATGGGTTGGCGATGCGTTGTAGTGGCAATGGTGGAGGCTTTGCTGGGCGGACGGAGCCTTGCATGGCCCGTTCGGTTAGTGTGCATGGGTACTCTGAGAGGCCGAGCCAGTCATCATTGCCTGGATCCCAAG ATGAAAAGCTTGATGGGATCAAGGATGCACGCAACGACATATCTCGAGATGTTTCAAGAAGGGACATGGCAACCCAAATGAGCCCAGAAAATAGCGCTCACTCGTCTCCCCAAAGGAGGCTTTCTTTCTCTGCCTCCACTCCCTCCGCCCTGCCTATTGTGGAGTTGCAGAATGTCCCATCCTCTAAATTGGAAGTTAGGGATGTGCAGGTAGATGAACGTGTCAATGTCACTAGGTGGTCCAAAAAACATAGAGCTCGATTCCCTGCGAAGGGCTCAGAGAATGTTGATAACTGGAAAAAGAAAGACAGAGATGCTCAATCTTCAGATTGGGATGTAAAGAGCGTTTCCAA GTTGAAAAGAGAGGAAGCCAAAATCAGTGCATGGGAGAACCTGCAGAAGGCAAAAGCTGAGGCAGCAATACGCAAACTAGag GATGATTTTAGTGTCGGTGCCAAGATATCACAACATATGAATTCCAG AGGCATAGGCATTTGGTACTATGTCCCTCACTTGGACATTTATTTCAGATGA